The sequence below is a genomic window from Nitrospirota bacterium.
CAGGATCAACGCCGAAATCGTGCAGACCGTGGTCCGGGAGGTGGCGAAACGCTCTCCCCGGGCGATTCTGCTCATCGTCTCCAATCCGCTCGACGCCATGACCTACGTGGCGTATCGAGAAAGCGGGTTTCCGAAGGAACGGGTGATGGGGATGGCGGGGGCGTTGGATGCGGCGCGGCTGCGGACGTTTATCGCCATGGAGTTGGGCGTGTCCGTGGCCAACGTCCACGCGTTGGTTCTCGGTGGACACGGCGACACCATGGTGCCGCTCATGCGGTACACCACGGTCAACGGGATCCCGGTGGATCAACTGATCCCGGCCGACCGGCTGGACGCGTTGGTCAAGCGAACGAGGGAAGGCGGGGCGGAGATCGTCAATCTGCTCAAGACGGGCAGTGCGTTCTACGCCCCGTCGGCAGCGGCGGTGGAGATGGCGGAGGCGGTGTTGGCCGATCGGCATACCGTGATTCCCAGCGCCGTGTATTGCATGGGTGAATACGGAATCCAGGGGCTCTTCGTGGGCGTTCCCGCTCGACTCGGTGCACGTGGTGTCGAGTCGATCGTCGAAGTGGATCTCTCGGCTTCGGAGCGGTCGCAGTTGGAACGGTCCGCCGCGGCGGTCCGCGAACTCTGCGATAAAGTTGACGCCGCCCGAAAATAAGAAAAAGTCCGTCCCAGTGTCAGTCACAACGATTCTCCTCGAAGGCGTCCCACCCGACGGCACTCTCGATCTCGCGGCGTATGAAAGGGCCGGTGGCTACGAGGCGCTCCGGAAGGTGGTCGCGGGGTTGGCCCCGGAAGACATCGTTGAGGAGATCAAGCGCTCGAATCTTCGGGGCCGCGGCGGAGCGGGGTTCCCGACCGGCAAGAAGTGGGAAATGGCGCTTGCGAAGCGCGGCCGGGTCAAATACGTGTGCTGCAACGCCTCCGAAGGCGAACCCGGAACGCTGAAAGATCGCCACCTCATTCGGGCCAATCCCCACCTACTGATCGAGGGCGTCATCATCGCCGCGTACACCGTGGGCGCGGATGAGGCGTACATCTTCCTGAAGGACAAATTTCACGAAGAGCATCGGATCCTAGCCGGCGCTCTGGACGCGGCGCGAAATAAGGGATACTGGGGATCGTCGGTGCTCGGCTCGTCTTTTGGGGTGACGGTGCACCTCTTCCGCGGTCCAGACGCCTACATCGCGGGCGAAGAAACCGCGATGCTGGAGTCGATCGAGGGCAAGACGCCCCGACCGCGGCAGAAGCCGCCGTATTATCCGATCCAATACGGGCTGTTCGGCCTGCCCACGCTGGTCAACAACGCCGAGACCCTCGCCAACGTTCCCAAGATCGTGCTGCGGGGCGGCGCGTGGTTCGCGGCCGTGGGTTCCCCGACCAGCCCAGGCACCATGCTCTTCAGCCTCACCGGTTCCGTGGTGCGACCCGGCGTGTACGAACTCCCTCTGGGAACACCGCTGCGCTCGCTCATCTACGAGACCGGAGGGGGGATCCCCGAGGGCCGTGCGCTGAAGGCGGTCTTCCCCGGGGGGCCATCGCAGACCGTCCTGACGGCGAAAGACCTCGATGTTCCCCTTGATTTCGATTCGCTCAAGCGGATCGGGTCGGGATTGGGAACAGCCGGGGTGATGGTGTACGACGACCACACGTGCCTGATCCGCGTGGCGATCGAGTTCGCGCGGTTCTACCAGGAAGGATCGTGCCGGCAGTGCCCGCCGTGCGAGCTGGGCACGCAAAACATCGCCGACCTGCTGGCCAAGGTCGAGAACGGGGAAGCGGCTCCCAAGGACCTGGACTTTTTGGTCCAGGTGTTCGGGTTGGTGAGGGGGCGAGGATATTGCGACCTCGTGAGCAGCGCGGTGCGATCAGCCGAGGGCACCCTCAGGCTTTTTCGCGACGAATACGACGCGCATATCGCTGGTCACGGCTGTCCGTTCCCCCAAGCCGTACCGCGTCCAAAGGCCCTATGACCCCGCGTTTTGTTGCCCGGATGGCCTAGGACTCCGCGCTCATTGACAAGGTTTCCAGCCCGATGCTACGATACCAACACTTTTCAAGTATTTTTGCAGCG
It includes:
- the mdh gene encoding malate dehydrogenase, which gives rise to MGRRKISVIGAGNVGGTTAQRLAERNLGDVVLLDINEGLARGKALDIMESAPLEGFDTRVTGTANYEDTAESDLVVVSSGVPRKPGMSRDDLLRINAEIVQTVVREVAKRSPRAILLIVSNPLDAMTYVAYRESGFPKERVMGMAGALDAARLRTFIAMELGVSVANVHALVLGGHGDTMVPLMRYTTVNGIPVDQLIPADRLDALVKRTREGGAEIVNLLKTGSAFYAPSAAAVEMAEAVLADRHTVIPSAVYCMGEYGIQGLFVGVPARLGARGVESIVEVDLSASERSQLERSAAAVRELCDKVDAARK
- a CDS encoding NADH-ubiquinone oxidoreductase-F iron-sulfur binding region domain-containing protein, yielding MSVTTILLEGVPPDGTLDLAAYERAGGYEALRKVVAGLAPEDIVEEIKRSNLRGRGGAGFPTGKKWEMALAKRGRVKYVCCNASEGEPGTLKDRHLIRANPHLLIEGVIIAAYTVGADEAYIFLKDKFHEEHRILAGALDAARNKGYWGSSVLGSSFGVTVHLFRGPDAYIAGEETAMLESIEGKTPRPRQKPPYYPIQYGLFGLPTLVNNAETLANVPKIVLRGGAWFAAVGSPTSPGTMLFSLTGSVVRPGVYELPLGTPLRSLIYETGGGIPEGRALKAVFPGGPSQTVLTAKDLDVPLDFDSLKRIGSGLGTAGVMVYDDHTCLIRVAIEFARFYQEGSCRQCPPCELGTQNIADLLAKVENGEAAPKDLDFLVQVFGLVRGRGYCDLVSSAVRSAEGTLRLFRDEYDAHIAGHGCPFPQAVPRPKAL